One region of Micromonospora ureilytica genomic DNA includes:
- a CDS encoding S8 family serine peptidase — protein sequence MVNSVDGARISRTRRSAAAAVGVTLVAALLTPTAAHGAPPPTPPPTRPAPSGNADRTPVTVTLITGDRVTVTPGVQGATPSVDVKRAPGATGSVRISTEGRDTYVYPDEAVPYLATGRLDKQLFDVTQLIAEGYDDTRAAELPLIVTRTTGSAKLRTGTTLPGARTTMELPSVRGEAIRTRRSQAADFWSALTDGQSPTGRSAAAPAPSFTAGVDKVWLDGKAKATLADTTAQIGAPAAWAAGGTGDGVRVAVLDSGVDTTHPDLADRVVASRSFIPGQDVIDRNGHGTHTASTVAGTGAASGGKERGVAPDADLVIGKVLDEYGSGSISGIIAGMEWAARAEHAKVINMSLGVSAWHTQDDPLSQAVNQLTAETGALFVVAAGNSGPDPYTLGAPGTADAALTIGAVDASDHLADFSSVGPRMNDEALKPDMTAPGVDVLAARSQHISWGEGYYYVDSGTSMAAPHVAGAAALLAQKHPTWSARQIKDALMGTSVRTPDYNAYQAGSGRLNVAAAYHQDQVVASGSVDAGLVGWGTAPQPIKRTITYTNTTDSPITAELSVDRGTAPAQTFTATADRVTVPAHGSATVDVVVAPAGLPSGRYSAQVTARFAAGEVHTAVGVAVESKKYDLTIHLKDRAGRPISGEVEVVNAETGSAFMWVPDGKLTARLAPGSYTVVAAADVEGLHGPRSLGLAMLTAPEVDLTANRVVELDAARARQVKVATPQPTAVVNSRIDVYRSFTSSEPTPTDWSALRETFWPGTAYDSLWALPTGDKVKKGSFVFTTRIRAEQTPLAISYHGRHLSDPLAQPGSPPLPDGTSRLDAVFAGVGGTADYAGLSARGKAVVVRGNDSVTPTDQAAAAHTAGAAMLVVVNDRPGRKSDWYGNPDAVTTGPIPVASVTMDEGEALIQKITAAGRNTVRLVVVAHPTAKYLYDLVDYHRGGVPKDPSAKTDPRNLARIDLTFSPPPGKQSSETRMDFPPYEYAAARPFPFEPVAPGPRTDWVSAGGGIKWMQYADVADWARSNTEAIAYRPGSVQKDRWFGPITRPRLLSTEIPFRGETAMSAYIQGFGDAGAAHSGGASMSQIATFYQGDKQLTQFDGWPEVGAGDLSPEKLPYRLVVETTGKPEFSPYSTATHTEWNFVSGGSTEVQAIPLVQLDYGTDVDLVGRTKRRTDFAITPVVVGSTAARDAVSSLQLEISYDDGATWQRQGLKEKKGTWQASLNAPHRADFVSIRVTAKQRNGGGVTQTVTRAFGLR from the coding sequence ATGGTCAACTCTGTAGACGGTGCGCGGATCTCTCGCACCCGAAGATCTGCGGCGGCAGCGGTCGGCGTCACCCTCGTCGCCGCACTCCTCACCCCCACGGCGGCACACGGCGCCCCGCCGCCCACACCGCCGCCGACGAGACCCGCTCCGAGCGGCAACGCGGACCGCACACCCGTCACTGTCACCCTGATCACCGGCGACCGGGTGACGGTCACCCCGGGCGTCCAGGGGGCGACACCCTCGGTGGACGTCAAGCGCGCGCCGGGAGCCACCGGCTCCGTGCGCATCTCCACCGAGGGCCGGGACACCTATGTGTACCCGGACGAGGCGGTGCCCTACCTCGCGACCGGTCGACTCGACAAGCAGCTGTTCGACGTCACCCAGCTCATCGCTGAGGGCTACGACGACACGCGGGCCGCCGAACTCCCCCTGATCGTCACCCGCACGACGGGTTCGGCGAAGCTCAGGACCGGCACCACCCTGCCGGGCGCCCGGACCACTATGGAGCTTCCCTCGGTCCGTGGTGAGGCGATCCGTACCCGCCGATCGCAGGCCGCGGACTTCTGGTCGGCCCTCACCGACGGACAGTCGCCGACCGGCCGCAGCGCTGCCGCCCCGGCACCCTCCTTCACGGCGGGCGTCGACAAGGTGTGGCTCGACGGCAAGGCGAAGGCCACCCTGGCCGACACCACCGCCCAGATCGGGGCACCCGCGGCGTGGGCCGCGGGTGGCACCGGCGACGGTGTCCGGGTCGCCGTCCTGGACAGCGGGGTGGACACCACCCACCCGGATCTCGCCGACCGGGTGGTGGCCTCCCGAAGCTTCATCCCCGGCCAGGACGTGATCGACCGGAACGGGCACGGCACCCACACCGCCTCCACCGTCGCCGGAACGGGCGCCGCCTCCGGCGGCAAGGAACGGGGCGTGGCCCCCGACGCCGACCTGGTGATCGGCAAGGTCCTCGACGAGTACGGCAGCGGGTCGATCTCCGGGATCATCGCGGGCATGGAGTGGGCGGCGCGGGCCGAGCACGCCAAAGTGATCAACATGAGCCTCGGCGTGAGCGCGTGGCACACCCAGGACGACCCGCTGAGCCAGGCCGTCAACCAACTGACCGCCGAGACGGGTGCGCTCTTCGTCGTCGCTGCCGGCAACAGCGGGCCAGATCCGTACACCCTTGGCGCGCCGGGCACCGCGGACGCCGCGCTGACCATCGGCGCGGTGGATGCCTCCGACCACCTGGCGGACTTCTCCAGCGTCGGACCCCGAATGAACGACGAGGCCCTCAAGCCCGACATGACCGCTCCCGGTGTGGACGTGCTGGCGGCACGCTCGCAGCACATCTCCTGGGGCGAGGGCTACTACTACGTCGACAGTGGCACCTCGATGGCGGCGCCGCACGTCGCCGGGGCGGCCGCACTGCTGGCGCAGAAACACCCCACCTGGAGTGCGCGGCAGATCAAGGACGCGCTGATGGGCACCAGCGTCCGGACGCCCGACTACAACGCCTACCAGGCCGGTAGCGGTCGGTTGAACGTCGCCGCCGCCTACCACCAGGACCAGGTCGTCGCATCCGGGTCGGTGGACGCCGGACTCGTCGGCTGGGGCACCGCACCACAGCCGATCAAGCGGACGATCACCTACACCAACACCACGGACAGCCCGATCACGGCGGAACTCTCCGTCGACCGCGGCACCGCCCCCGCACAGACGTTCACCGCAACCGCCGACCGAGTCACGGTGCCCGCTCACGGGAGCGCGACCGTCGATGTCGTGGTGGCCCCGGCCGGCCTTCCCTCCGGCAGGTACTCCGCCCAGGTCACGGCCCGGTTCGCCGCCGGCGAGGTGCACACGGCCGTCGGGGTCGCCGTCGAGTCCAAGAAGTACGACCTCACCATCCACCTGAAGGACCGCGCCGGCCGGCCGATCAGCGGCGAGGTCGAGGTCGTCAACGCCGAGACCGGCTCCGCCTTCATGTGGGTGCCGGACGGAAAGCTCACCGCCCGCCTGGCGCCCGGCTCCTACACGGTCGTCGCGGCGGCCGACGTGGAGGGTCTGCACGGGCCCCGCTCCCTCGGGCTCGCGATGCTGACCGCTCCCGAGGTCGATCTGACGGCCAACCGGGTCGTGGAACTCGACGCCGCGCGGGCCCGCCAGGTGAAGGTGGCGACACCCCAGCCGACCGCCGTCGTCAACAGCAGAATCGACGTCTACCGCTCCTTCACCTCAAGCGAGCCGACACCCACCGACTGGAGCGCCCTCCGCGAGACGTTCTGGCCGGGCACCGCCTACGACAGCCTGTGGGCCCTGCCGACCGGGGACAAGGTGAAGAAGGGCAGCTTCGTCTTCACCACCCGGATCCGCGCCGAGCAGACGCCGCTGGCGATCAGCTACCACGGCCGGCACCTCAGCGACCCGCTCGCGCAGCCCGGTTCCCCGCCGCTGCCCGACGGCACCTCGCGCCTGGACGCCGTCTTCGCGGGCGTCGGCGGCACCGCCGACTACGCCGGCCTCTCCGCCCGCGGCAAGGCCGTGGTCGTCCGCGGCAACGACTCGGTGACCCCCACGGATCAGGCCGCGGCGGCGCACACCGCCGGTGCGGCGATGCTCGTCGTGGTCAACGACCGGCCGGGCCGCAAGAGCGACTGGTACGGCAACCCCGACGCCGTGACGACCGGACCGATCCCGGTGGCCTCGGTGACCATGGACGAGGGCGAGGCGCTGATCCAGAAGATCACCGCTGCGGGCCGCAACACGGTACGACTGGTCGTCGTCGCCCACCCCACGGCGAAGTACCTGTACGACCTGGTGGACTACCACCGCGGCGGGGTGCCGAAGGACCCGTCCGCCAAGACCGACCCCCGCAACCTCGCCCGGATCGATCTGACCTTCTCCCCGCCCCCGGGGAAGCAGTCCAGCGAGACGCGGATGGACTTCCCGCCGTACGAGTACGCGGCGGCACGCCCGTTCCCGTTCGAGCCGGTCGCGCCGGGCCCGCGTACCGACTGGGTCTCCGCAGGCGGTGGCATCAAGTGGATGCAGTACGCCGACGTCGCCGACTGGGCGCGGTCCAACACGGAGGCCATCGCCTACCGGCCGGGCAGCGTCCAGAAGGACCGCTGGTTCGGGCCCATCACCCGACCACGGCTGCTCAGCACCGAGATCCCGTTCCGCGGTGAGACCGCAATGAGCGCGTACATCCAGGGGTTCGGCGACGCGGGCGCCGCACACAGCGGCGGGGCCAGCATGTCGCAGATCGCCACGTTCTATCAGGGCGACAAGCAGCTGACCCAGTTCGACGGCTGGCCCGAGGTCGGCGCCGGTGACCTGTCACCGGAGAAGCTGCCGTACCGACTGGTCGTCGAGACCACTGGCAAGCCCGAGTTCAGCCCGTACTCGACCGCCACGCACACCGAGTGGAACTTCGTCTCCGGCGGCAGCACGGAGGTGCAGGCCATCCCGCTGGTCCAACTGGACTACGGAACGGACGTGGACCTCGTGGGTCGGACGAAGCGCCGAACCGATTTCGCGATCACGCCCGTGGTGGTGGGCAGCACCGCGGCTCGGGACGCCGTGTCGTCGCTCCAGCTGGAGATCTCCTACGACGACGGGGCGACCTGGCAGCGGCAGGGCCTGAAGGAGAAGAAGGGCACCTGGCAGGCGTCTTTGAACGCGCCGCACCGGGCCGACTTCGTGTCGATCCGGGTCACCGCCAAGCAGCGCAACGGTGGCGGCGTCACCCAGACCGTCACCCGGGCCTTCGGCCTGCGGTAG
- a CDS encoding ABC transporter substrate-binding protein gives MPVVRQQLDRLGADPGRRRLLSALLGAPLLASGGLAGCSDDAASSTQDGPVELSVFWWGGTKRAELTEKALRLYSNRNPRVTFRVTWQGADGYYDRLATQAGGGNVPDLIQIDDAMLTEYTQRQVILDLTDHHLDLRGLPEGLIRYGTVEGRTMAVAAGQTHAVVVFNRDLLRELHMPEPRAGMTWADYISWATQVTEASDRRVAGTMDGSGDYRALWLWLRSQGGEFYRGNQLGFGADELIAWFELWQRARRGRATPSAALVEQADSGEPARQLVVNGVTAASFAWSHQLPELQRLTESELGIVGFPGPPGAQWARASMYWAGFRGTRHPDTVADVINFLTNNGEVGAVLGHERGLNASAAVRRYAEGSITDPAQRRAAVFGASIADLLGPAPAPPPQGHAKVRTLLVTAAERIRVKRDGTREATARFLSQAIAALAAVSTGGQPGAGRW, from the coding sequence GTGCCCGTTGTTCGACAGCAGCTCGACCGCCTCGGCGCAGACCCGGGCCGGCGCCGACTGCTCAGCGCGCTGCTCGGCGCACCTCTGCTCGCGTCCGGCGGGCTGGCGGGGTGCAGCGACGACGCTGCCTCCTCGACCCAGGACGGGCCCGTCGAGCTGTCGGTCTTCTGGTGGGGTGGCACCAAGCGGGCCGAGCTCACCGAGAAGGCGCTTCGGCTCTACTCGAATCGCAACCCCCGGGTCACCTTCCGGGTCACCTGGCAGGGCGCCGACGGCTACTACGACCGGCTGGCCACCCAGGCGGGCGGCGGGAACGTACCGGATCTGATCCAGATCGACGACGCCATGCTGACCGAGTACACCCAACGTCAGGTCATCCTCGACCTCACCGACCACCACCTGGATCTTCGGGGCCTGCCGGAGGGTCTGATCCGTTACGGCACGGTGGAGGGGCGGACGATGGCGGTGGCCGCCGGGCAGACCCACGCCGTCGTGGTGTTCAACCGGGACCTGCTGCGGGAGCTGCACATGCCGGAGCCACGCGCCGGGATGACCTGGGCCGACTACATCTCCTGGGCCACGCAGGTCACCGAGGCCAGCGACCGCCGGGTCGCCGGCACGATGGACGGGTCGGGCGACTACCGGGCACTCTGGCTCTGGCTGCGGTCGCAGGGCGGTGAGTTCTACCGGGGCAACCAGCTCGGTTTCGGCGCGGACGAGCTGATCGCGTGGTTCGAGCTGTGGCAGCGGGCCCGCAGGGGTCGGGCCACGCCGAGCGCGGCGCTTGTCGAGCAGGCCGACAGCGGCGAGCCGGCCCGACAACTTGTGGTCAACGGGGTGACCGCCGCGTCCTTCGCCTGGTCGCACCAGCTACCGGAGCTGCAACGACTCACCGAGTCCGAGTTGGGCATCGTCGGCTTCCCCGGCCCGCCGGGGGCCCAGTGGGCGCGGGCGTCGATGTACTGGGCGGGGTTCCGGGGCACCCGCCACCCGGACACGGTCGCCGACGTGATCAACTTTTTGACCAACAATGGTGAGGTCGGCGCCGTCCTCGGCCACGAGCGTGGGCTGAACGCCAGCGCCGCGGTCCGTCGCTACGCCGAGGGCAGCATCACCGACCCGGCCCAGCGACGGGCCGCCGTGTTCGGCGCCAGCATCGCCGACCTGCTCGGGCCGGCGCCGGCGCCGCCGCCCCAGGGGCACGCCAAGGTGCGCACCCTGCTGGTCACCGCCGCCGAACGCATCCGGGTCAAGCGCGACGGCACCCGCGAGGCCACCGCGCGCTTCCTGTCCCAGGCCATCGCGGCCCTGGCGGCCGTGAGCACCGGCGGCCAGCCCGGAGCCGGCCGCTGGTGA
- a CDS encoding phosphoribosylaminoimidazolesuccinocarboxamide synthase: protein MELLHSGKVRDIYADGDDLILVASDRISIYDVALPTPIPDKGRLLTALSLWWFEQLADLVPNHVISATDVPAEFAGRAIRCQRLDIIPVECVARGYLTGGGLREYERTGAVSGLPLPRGLGEASILPEPIFTPSSKAPAGEHDEPITYDDVVDTVGQATAERLRQITLDVYRRGAELAADRGILVADTKIELGWAPDGTLVLADELLTSDSSRFWPAESYQPGRVQFSYDKQYVRDWATGSGWDKQGPAPDVPAEVVEATRARYVEVYEKLTGNRWE from the coding sequence GTGGAACTTCTGCACTCGGGCAAGGTTCGGGACATCTACGCCGACGGCGACGACCTGATCCTGGTGGCCTCGGATCGCATCTCGATCTACGACGTGGCGCTGCCGACGCCTATCCCGGACAAGGGTCGCCTGCTCACCGCGCTCTCGCTCTGGTGGTTCGAGCAGCTCGCCGACCTGGTGCCGAACCACGTCATCTCGGCCACCGACGTGCCCGCCGAGTTCGCCGGGCGGGCCATCCGCTGCCAGCGGCTGGACATCATCCCGGTCGAGTGTGTCGCCCGCGGATACCTGACCGGTGGCGGCCTGCGGGAGTACGAGCGGACCGGCGCGGTCTCCGGTTTGCCACTGCCGCGAGGGCTCGGCGAGGCGTCGATCCTGCCCGAGCCGATCTTCACGCCGTCGAGCAAGGCGCCGGCGGGTGAGCACGACGAGCCCATCACGTACGACGACGTGGTGGACACTGTGGGTCAGGCCACCGCCGAGCGGCTGCGCCAGATCACCCTCGACGTCTACCGGCGCGGTGCCGAGCTGGCCGCCGACCGGGGCATCCTGGTCGCCGACACCAAGATCGAGCTGGGCTGGGCGCCGGACGGCACCCTGGTCCTCGCCGACGAACTGCTCACCTCCGACTCGTCGCGGTTCTGGCCGGCCGAGTCGTACCAGCCGGGCCGGGTGCAGTTCTCCTACGACAAGCAGTACGTGCGGGACTGGGCCACCGGCAGCGGCTGGGACAAGCAGGGCCCCGCACCCGACGTGCCGGCCGAGGTGGTCGAGGCGACCCGGGCCCGCTACGTGGAGGTCTACGAGAAGCTCACCGGCAACCGCTGGGAGTGA
- the glpK gene encoding glycerol kinase GlpK, with protein sequence MTPQYVAAIDQGTTSSRCIVFDRAGDIVAVAQREHRQIFPRPGWVEHDAEEIWDNVQQVVAEALRSAGTDPSGLAAVGITNQRETTVVWDRATGRPVANAIVWQDTRTGPLLRELASAYGEEQFRARTGLPLATYFAGPKLRWLLDEVDGLRGRAERGEVLFGTMDSWLIWKLTGEHVTDVTNASRTMLMDLTTLDWAPELLDAMGVPAAMLPQIRCSAEVYGTAGGVLAGVPVASALGDQQAALFGQTCFQPGEAKCTYGTGSFLLLNTGASPVPSTHGLLTTVAYRIKDQPPAYALEGAIAVTGSLVQWLRDNLGLISTAAEVEELARTVDDNGGCYVVPAFSGLFAPHWRSDARGVIAGLTGYITKGHLARAALEASAWQTREVVDAMNADSDVALRRLRVDGGMTANGLLMQFLADVLDVPVVRSRITETTCLGAAYAAGLAVGFWPDLATLRAQWRSDAQWEPTMAPDLRDRELHNWRKAVRRTLDWVE encoded by the coding sequence GTGACCCCCCAGTACGTCGCCGCCATCGACCAGGGCACCACCTCGTCGCGGTGCATCGTCTTCGACCGGGCCGGGGACATCGTCGCCGTGGCCCAGCGCGAGCACCGGCAGATCTTCCCCCGACCGGGTTGGGTGGAGCACGACGCCGAGGAGATCTGGGACAACGTCCAGCAGGTGGTCGCCGAGGCGCTGCGGTCCGCGGGCACCGACCCGTCCGGGTTGGCCGCCGTCGGCATCACCAACCAGCGGGAGACCACTGTCGTCTGGGACCGGGCCACCGGCCGCCCGGTGGCCAACGCCATCGTCTGGCAGGACACCCGGACCGGGCCGCTGCTGCGCGAGCTTGCCTCGGCGTACGGCGAGGAGCAGTTCCGGGCCCGCACGGGCCTGCCGCTGGCCACCTACTTCGCCGGTCCGAAGCTGCGCTGGCTGCTCGACGAGGTCGACGGCCTGCGCGGGCGCGCCGAGCGCGGCGAGGTGCTCTTCGGCACCATGGACAGCTGGCTGATCTGGAAGTTGACAGGCGAGCACGTCACCGACGTGACGAACGCCAGCCGGACCATGCTGATGGACCTCACGACCCTGGACTGGGCGCCGGAGCTGCTGGACGCGATGGGCGTGCCGGCGGCGATGCTGCCGCAGATCCGCTGCTCCGCCGAGGTGTACGGCACGGCCGGTGGGGTCCTCGCCGGGGTGCCGGTGGCCAGTGCGCTCGGCGACCAGCAGGCCGCCCTGTTCGGGCAGACCTGCTTCCAGCCGGGTGAGGCGAAGTGCACCTACGGCACCGGCAGCTTCCTGCTGCTCAACACCGGCGCCAGCCCGGTCCCGTCGACGCACGGCCTGCTCACCACGGTCGCCTACCGGATCAAGGACCAACCACCGGCGTACGCCCTCGAGGGCGCCATCGCGGTCACCGGCTCACTGGTCCAGTGGCTGCGGGACAACCTGGGGCTGATCTCCACGGCCGCCGAGGTGGAGGAGTTGGCCCGCACCGTGGACGACAACGGCGGCTGCTACGTGGTGCCGGCGTTCTCGGGGCTGTTTGCTCCGCACTGGCGCAGCGACGCCCGCGGGGTGATCGCCGGCCTGACCGGTTACATCACCAAGGGGCACCTGGCGCGCGCGGCGCTGGAGGCGTCGGCGTGGCAGACCCGCGAGGTGGTCGACGCGATGAACGCCGACTCGGATGTGGCGCTGCGCCGGCTCCGGGTGGACGGCGGGATGACCGCCAACGGCCTGCTGATGCAGTTCCTCGCCGATGTGCTCGACGTGCCGGTGGTCCGCTCCCGGATCACCGAGACCACCTGCCTGGGCGCCGCGTACGCGGCCGGTCTGGCGGTTGGTTTCTGGCCGGACCTGGCCACCCTGCGGGCCCAGTGGCGCTCCGACGCGCAGTGGGAGCCGACCATGGCCCCGGACCTGCGCGATCGGGAGCTGCACAACTGGCGCAAGGCCGTGCGGCGCACCCTCGACTGGGTGGAGTGA
- a CDS encoding ribose-phosphate diphosphokinase yields the protein MRDIAVFSGTAHPDLAAEICAHLGVPLHPVRVSRFANDCLEVQLQANCRERDVFLIQPLVPPVQEHLVELLLMIDAARGASAGRITVVLPHYAYARSDKKDAPRISIGARLVADLLTSAGADRVLAMTLHSPQVHGFFSVPVDHLHALRELATHFRRYDLSNAVVVSPDLGNAKEAAAFARLLGTPVAAGAKQRFSDDLVKISAVIGDVADRDVIVLDDEIAKGSTVVELMEHLRGLKVRSIRLACTHGLFSGDALQRLSDQEGVLEIVCTNTVPIPDAKRVPKLQVLSVAPALAEATRRIHNGESVSALFA from the coding sequence GTGCGCGACATCGCAGTTTTCAGTGGAACCGCCCATCCCGACCTGGCTGCCGAGATCTGCGCCCACCTGGGGGTGCCGCTGCACCCGGTGCGGGTCTCCCGGTTCGCGAACGACTGTCTGGAAGTCCAGTTGCAGGCCAACTGCCGGGAGCGGGACGTCTTCCTGATCCAGCCGCTGGTGCCGCCGGTGCAGGAGCACCTGGTCGAGCTGCTGCTGATGATCGACGCCGCCCGGGGTGCGTCCGCCGGTCGGATCACCGTGGTGCTGCCGCACTACGCCTACGCCCGGTCGGACAAGAAGGACGCGCCGCGGATCTCGATCGGCGCGCGGCTCGTCGCTGACCTGCTCACCTCGGCCGGGGCGGACCGGGTGCTCGCGATGACCCTGCACTCGCCGCAGGTGCACGGCTTCTTCAGCGTCCCGGTGGACCACCTGCACGCGCTGCGGGAGTTGGCCACCCACTTCCGCCGCTACGACCTCAGCAACGCAGTGGTGGTCTCGCCGGACCTGGGCAATGCCAAGGAGGCCGCGGCCTTCGCCCGGCTGCTCGGCACGCCGGTCGCGGCCGGGGCGAAGCAGCGGTTCAGCGACGACCTGGTCAAGATCAGCGCGGTGATCGGTGACGTGGCCGACCGGGACGTCATCGTGCTGGACGACGAGATCGCCAAGGGCAGCACTGTGGTCGAGCTGATGGAGCATCTGCGCGGCCTGAAGGTCCGGTCGATCCGGCTCGCCTGCACGCACGGCCTCTTCTCCGGCGACGCGCTGCAGCGGCTCAGCGACCAGGAGGGCGTCCTGGAGATCGTCTGCACCAACACGGTGCCCATCCCGGACGCCAAGCGGGTCCCCAAGTTGCAGGTCCTGTCGGTGGCTCCCGCCCTGGCCGAGGCGACGCGCCGAATCCACAACGGCGAATCCGTCTCCGCCCTCTTCGCCTAA
- a CDS encoding ATP-binding protein, giving the protein MTNADPHAPRTVVPIEPALLIAEAFDQAQVTEIRHSVTSCAHASGLSGQRLDDFVLAINELITNAVRHGGGRGWLRLWRESGVLVCEVADHGHGISPQRLGDRSRPTPDTAGGWGLWLARELTDAMEVVTGTVGTTVRITTGLNNHNPTPS; this is encoded by the coding sequence ATGACGAACGCAGATCCGCACGCACCGCGTACGGTTGTGCCCATCGAACCTGCCCTCCTGATCGCCGAAGCCTTTGACCAGGCCCAGGTGACCGAGATTCGACACTCGGTCACCTCCTGCGCGCATGCCTCGGGCCTCAGCGGCCAACGGCTTGACGACTTCGTGCTCGCGATCAATGAATTGATCACCAATGCGGTGCGACACGGCGGCGGGCGCGGCTGGCTGCGACTCTGGCGCGAGTCCGGGGTGCTGGTCTGCGAGGTCGCCGATCACGGGCACGGGATCAGCCCGCAGCGGCTGGGTGATCGCAGTCGACCGACCCCGGACACCGCCGGCGGCTGGGGCCTCTGGCTGGCCCGCGAGCTGACCGACGCGATGGAGGTCGTCACCGGCACCGTCGGCACCACAGTCCGCATCACAACAGGCCTGAACAACCACAACCCCACCCCCAGCTAA
- the macS gene encoding MacS family sensor histidine kinase — MPSPPGGFEVPLWRALTVFRLASLAYVCALAVRDADRYAHPYAVGALILLMIAWTGATTIGYARPAWRRWPLLLADLGVVVAIVLATPWVVGRTALTHGVPTLGVAWMAGPVLAWAVSGGRRRGTVAALLVAGADLATRERIGQSSFTGVILMLLAGVVVGHVARLAAGAEERLQRAVELEAATRERERLARGIHDSVLQVLALVQRRGADLPGEAGELARLAGEQEAALRALIAGTSPAAASLPDGGEAVDLRTLLGRYASAAVALSAPATPVPLPRRVAGELAAATGAALDNVGRHAGGRAWVLIEDEGATVTVSIRDEGPGIPDGRLDEAAAQGRLGVTQSIRGRVADVGGTVRIVSAPEAGTEIELSVPRSPR; from the coding sequence ATGCCGTCGCCGCCGGGTGGGTTCGAGGTGCCGCTGTGGCGTGCGCTCACCGTGTTCAGGCTGGCCTCCCTGGCGTACGTCTGCGCGCTCGCGGTGCGCGACGCCGACCGGTACGCCCACCCGTACGCCGTCGGCGCCCTGATCCTGCTGATGATCGCCTGGACCGGGGCGACGACGATCGGGTACGCCCGACCGGCCTGGCGGCGTTGGCCGCTGCTGCTGGCCGACCTCGGGGTCGTGGTGGCCATCGTGCTGGCCACCCCGTGGGTGGTCGGCCGGACGGCGCTCACCCACGGCGTACCCACCCTCGGGGTGGCTTGGATGGCCGGCCCGGTGCTGGCCTGGGCCGTCTCGGGTGGCCGGCGGCGGGGCACTGTCGCCGCGCTGCTGGTCGCCGGCGCGGACCTGGCCACCCGGGAGCGGATCGGCCAGTCCTCGTTCACCGGGGTGATCCTGATGCTGCTGGCCGGGGTGGTGGTCGGGCACGTGGCCCGGCTGGCGGCGGGCGCCGAGGAGCGGCTGCAGCGCGCGGTGGAGTTGGAGGCCGCCACCCGGGAGCGGGAGCGGCTGGCCCGGGGCATTCACGACTCGGTTCTCCAGGTGCTGGCGCTGGTGCAGCGGCGCGGCGCTGACCTGCCCGGGGAGGCTGGCGAGCTGGCCCGGCTGGCCGGTGAGCAGGAGGCTGCGCTGCGGGCGCTGATCGCCGGCACCAGCCCGGCCGCCGCGAGCCTCCCGGACGGCGGCGAGGCGGTGGACCTGCGGACCCTGCTCGGCCGGTACGCCTCGGCGGCGGTGGCGCTGTCCGCCCCGGCCACCCCGGTGCCGCTGCCCCGACGGGTGGCCGGCGAGTTGGCCGCCGCGACCGGCGCGGCCCTGGACAACGTGGGGCGGCACGCCGGTGGGCGGGCCTGGGTGCTGATCGAGGACGAGGGGGCGACGGTGACCGTGTCGATCCGCGACGAGGGGCCGGGCATCCCGGACGGCCGGCTGGACGAGGCGGCCGCCCAGGGGCGGCTCGGCGTGACCCAGTCGATCCGGGGCCGGGTGGCCGACGTGGGTGGGACGGTTCGGATCGTGTCCGCACCCGAGGCGGGCACCGAGATCGAGCTGAGCGTGCCGAGGTCACCGCGGTGA
- a CDS encoding response regulator has protein sequence MVVDDHPMWREGVARDLTEAGFLVVATSGEGRQAIRVAAAARPDVVVLDLQLPDISGVEVILGLRAALPAVRVLMLSASGEQQSVLDAVKAGATGYLVKSTAPAEFLEAVHRTAAGDAVFTPGLAGLVLGEYRRLAAGPGRETGPAGAAEPPTPQLTERETEVLRLVAKGMSYKQIAQRLGLSHRTVQNHVQNTLGKLQLHNRVELTRYAIERGLDD, from the coding sequence ATGGTGGTGGACGACCATCCGATGTGGCGGGAGGGGGTGGCCCGCGACCTGACCGAGGCCGGGTTCCTGGTGGTGGCGACCAGCGGCGAGGGGCGCCAGGCCATTCGGGTGGCCGCCGCCGCCCGGCCCGACGTCGTCGTCCTCGACCTGCAACTACCGGACATCTCCGGCGTTGAGGTGATCCTGGGGTTGCGCGCGGCGCTACCCGCCGTACGGGTGCTGATGCTCAGCGCCAGCGGCGAACAGCAGAGCGTGCTGGACGCGGTCAAGGCCGGGGCCACCGGTTACCTGGTGAAGTCGACAGCGCCCGCCGAGTTCCTGGAGGCGGTCCACCGCACCGCTGCCGGCGACGCGGTCTTCACCCCCGGCCTGGCCGGGTTGGTTCTCGGGGAGTACCGCCGGCTGGCCGCCGGACCGGGGCGGGAGACCGGCCCGGCCGGCGCTGCCGAACCCCCGACGCCCCAGCTCACCGAACGGGAGACGGAGGTGCTGCGGCTGGTGGCGAAGGGGATGTCGTACAAGCAGATCGCCCAGCGGCTCGGCCTGTCGCACCGCACGGTGCAGAACCACGTGCAGAACACCCTGGGCAAGCTGCAACTGCACAACCGGGTCGAGCTGACCCGGTACGCCATCGAACGCGGCCTGGACGACTGA